AGCCGTTCGTCTCCTCCTATCATCTCCAAACCACCCAAAACCACTTCTCGCAAAAATCAAAATCATCAACCAAACAAAACCACAGTGAGTGAGGGTCAACAATTCACCATTTAATCATCTCAATTCTCATAGAGAGCAGCAATGGCCGCCCTCCAACAAACCCCAATCTGTCTCCAATCCAAAACCCCACCGCCACCGCTCTCCTCCTCCCTCACCGCCAGATCCACCGCCGTCTCCTTCTCCTCCACATTCACCCCCCTCAACCTCAAGCTCACCGCCGCCGCATCCTCCTCCACCTCCCTCCGCCGCGGAGGTGGCGGCGCACGCATGAACGCCACCGCCGCCTCCAGCTACGCCGCGGCCCTGGCCGACGTGGCGGTCTCCAACAACACCCTGGAGACCACCGTGGCCGACGTGGAGAAGCTCGAGAAGTTCTTCGGGGAGCCGTCGGTGTTCGACTTCTTCGTCAACCCCACCATCAGCCTGGAGAAGAAGCGCGGCGTCCTCGACGACATCGCCAAGTCGGCGGCGCTGCAGCCCCACACGGTCAACTTCCTCAACATTTTGGTCGACGCCAAGAGAATCGACCTCATCAAGGACATTGTGGCAGAGTTTGAGACTGTATACAACAAGATTACGGATACGGAGCTGGCCATAGTGAGCTCGGTGGTGAAGCTGGAGTCGCAGCACTTGGCGCAGATAGCCAAGCAGGTGCAGAAGCTCACGGGCTCCAAGAATGTGAGGATCAAGTCGGAGATTGATCCCAGTTTGGTGGCCGGGTTCACTGTGAGGTACGGCAATTCTGGGTCTAAGCTGATTGATATGAGTGTCAAGAAGCAGCTTGAGGAGATTGCTGCTCAGCTCGATTTGGGTGACATCAAGCTCAATTTATAAAACTCCATTGTCTCTTGATTTTCCTCCTCTTCTTTTTTCAGTTCTTACTATTATATTTTTAGTTTTTTGGGGTGATGTAATGGGAAAAGACCATGTTTGCAAATATAAGGCATGCATTTCTTCTGGAAATTCTTGACACACTGGACCATTTGGTTCCTATACATAACACTATCATATTCGTCTCTCAAAATTGATCTCCAACAAAATTCTAGTGCTCTCCATTAACAACATCACTAATTCATTTTTTTTTCTTTCTAAAAGCATTTCACCGCTAATATCAATTTTTTGGTTAGTCAATTAGTATTTATCATATCTAGATACTAAAATTTTAATATAAAAAGGTCATAACTCAACAAATTACACTAAATTTGTCCAGTTCTATAAAATGTTAAGTAAAAGAAACATTATGATTAATGAAAAAAGTCTCTCAGTCACATAGTTTTTTTTTTTTTTTTTTTCAAATTCCTGGGTGATCTTCAAGTTTGTAATCGAGCGACGCTAATCTAGTAGTGGTCTAGCATCAATGCCGACCTTGCTCGCATGATGTTGGTGCTGATGGTGTCACCAATCTAGATAGTGGTCATTGGAGTTGTTAAGTAGAAGATGGTCGGCAAATTTAAATCCGGACGGATCGAGACAACGAGGGAGGTTGAGCAACAACAGGGTTATGGTGGGGCTTTGGTTTTTTTTTTTCCTTCATTAAATCCCTTATCTTTAGGGAGACATATGCATATAATATCTTTTCTTTTTCAAATTTTGGTGATAAAACCGTTGAGTCGTGGTCTTCCCTAGCTTGGTCTACTTCGTGCCTCTGGGCTTTCCTCTCAAGTCCCGACTATGCCTTTGGGATTCCCGCTATGAAATGGACATATACCATGATGCCTCAGTGATTTAGTCAAGTACATTTAAAATAAAGCAAAACAAACATCCTCAAATGTTAGGGTGCGGGACATGATTTTCACTCTGGGATTCCCAATATAGAGGGGAATGTTACAACCGAAAATTCTTCTGCGCAAAGTGAACCAAACAACTAATATGTAATATTTTGATCTGGTCATCCATGTCACATTATCATGCATATATTCTAATACCGTTAACAAAATTGAAACCGAAAAAAATAGTCTTAAGTGTTTCTAACACAAGAGGTGAGGACATGAGATCAAATAAAATGTACTCTTATTATGAGAGCTTAATTTGATCGGATTAAAAATGAAAATGAAAGGAAGGAATATAGAGTCTTTAGTATTCATTGGATATTTGCATACATCGATTTGAGAACTTACATATTAATTATCAGGACCCACCCCGAATTTCACCCTGAAACCCGAAGTAAATCCTACGGGGACCACCTCCAAGGAAAATTTACCGAAAATTCGGCATAACCTCCCTTGAAAATGGACAACCCTTCCTAAAAAAAAACACCTGCAAGCACTTCTAAAAGTTCCAACTCCAACCTTAACTCCTGGAGCCTTCGTGCTCCCCACAAATCACAACATCTCCCAAAATAGATTCACTAATCTAACAAAGATCCTATAACCAACAACCATAATATTCAGAGCAACTCTACTTGAGAGGAGAGGAACTAGAAATAAATAGAAATGAGCGGAAGCTATACTATTGACTATGCTTCTTCTCCATGTACGCTCGGCCTCACTATGCTAACCTGCAACTGGGCATTTATAAGACGAAGAGCCTAGGGGAAAACATTTGAAACACGTTAGAGTGAGTGGACAAAAACATAAATTTAATGAAAATATTTATGCTTTCCCAATTTACATTTCCATAGAAAATATGCTGCATGCGGCAGCTCGAAAACGCTCAACACAAAAAAAACTGGCAATTTCATGACTAGCTCCGGCCAGTCTCCAAAGCTCAAAAAAATACAGCCTCTCAGGCTAAAATAAAATATGTATGTATTATACTCGTCATATCCCTTGCATGAATTTTCTTGAAACAACAAAGACAAATAGAAAATTCACACAAGGCTACGACGCTTGCGTCTAACGCTCACGTCGCACCATAATGGCATTTTACTTCATTATGGTGAAAAAGACGGTGTATAAATATATACGCGCATATTCCCTATATAAATTATTATATTTATATAGGGCTACGACGATTGCGTCTAACGCTCACGTCGCACCATAATGGAATTTTTACCTCAGTATGGTGGAAAAGTACATATAGCTAGCTAGCATTCTCTCATATACATATTATTCTCATAATCATCCAAATATGGATATATATACATACTCACCGAAATTCTCAATTTCGGTTATTTTCCAACAATAATGAAAAATTGCCAACTATCATAAAAAGCAATACGCACACGACTCTACCGAAAATCTTATTTTCGGTAACTTTCCAATAACACGATAGCCATTAAAAATGAGAACATTTACTTCTGAAAATGACTTCGCGAAAATAGACAAATCCACAAATTGATATTCAATAAAATCAATCATTTAATATAGAATCATCGCATGCATATATTTTAAACAAAAGTCCACTCACAACTTTAGGCCTAAGCCTGACGTCGATCCGAGACCTCTTCCACTCGAGCCTCCTCACGTCTTGATCCAAACATATAATTAATTTCCCAACTAAAAATCCAATAATTAAACAAAATGGGCAAAAATTAAACGTGAGCCTCCCACACACTCATCATTGCCCAACTTTGTCCTTCATAACCCCAAAATGGCTCAAACTTCACCGAATATACCGGCAGCCCTAATTCAACCTTCTACAAATTAAAGACTTATATCCTACGGCCGGATTCCTATAATCATTGATTCGACTTCTTCTTAAATTGACCAAGTATCTTGGGTTGACCAGGATTGACCAACATATACTAATAATCAATTCCGACTAAACTTCGCAATTATAACATATTCGGAGTGAACCTTAACCTGGAATCAAAGTCACTATCAATTTCCATGCCTTAACACATTAACCAAAATACTTCCAAAATTATTTTATGATCCCCTACGATCAAACATGCTCACAAACAATACCAACAATTTCCTTCATTTCCTCTCTACACAACTTCACCTCAAAATTTACTAAGGACACCCAAAAAAGGTTTCCATAAATAGGAAGTTGCCAAAAAGGGAAAGTTTCTCAAAATAGGAACTTTCCTCACTTAGAAAGATTTTCGATTATAAACCAACAAACTTTCCTATTTAAGAAACAACGCAAAACAAAAAGGAAAACTTTGATAACTACCTCAACTGCTTCTGACGTACTAACTGCCTTCGCCGGAGATTCTGCCATCCGGCCACTTGCCGGAATTTCGCCATGACCTCCCTATATCCTTCAATATACCAAGTTCTCGACATACAAACAACCAAAAACCCCAGATTAATCACCAATCAACCATACCACAAAACACAGCAGCATTTCAATCATCAAACCAAGCAGAAACCTAGAGATTCCTCACCTTGCTATAGACCTCACCAGACTGAGTTCACCCTCAGCCTAAACCGTCGCTGCTAACCATGGCTTTCATCAACACCCGAGCTCACCAACGCCTCCAACACCACAGCAGCAGCACCCTTGATCTTCAACAGAAACGACTGGGTCTCCATGAGATCAATGCAACGTCAGGGGAGGAGAGAAGAGACACCGAGAAACCTCAACGGCGTCAACGACGGTGGCTCGCCGGAAAACCCATAAAACAGAATTAGGGCTTCCTCCGATTTGGCCACGAATCAAGAAAACAAAGACACAACAAGGAAGAGGGAAGTGAGGAGGACAAGAATATAGCCTTCATAGCCGTCGTCCCTATCGGAGCTCACCGGAAATTGCAGAACACAGTCGAGCTTTCCTTCGATCGATCACCACCGAATCGAGAAGAAAGTGTGATCCATGGACCGGGTTAGATAGAAGAGAAGGAGAGGAAGAGATTGAAGATGGTCTCGTCGCCAGGGATGGCCGGAGACGACGGCGTCATGCGGAGGACGCCGGAGGCAGGCGGAGAGGAAGAGGGAAGGTCTGGGCTCGGGTCAAAACCGAGTGTGGCTTCCTTGACTNNNNNNNNNNNNNNNNNNNNGCTAATAAAAGCAAATATGATAAGAGATTCTAAACATCAAACCAACAGGCCGAGCACACTACCGAAATAATATACAACAATCCCAAAGTATCCAGAGCTACTAGACTCTAGCGGAAGCAAGAAAACATGAGTAGGTTGAACAGGTAACCTACTGATGAAAACTGGCAGAAATGCGGGTGACTATGCCTCGCCTCCTACTAGATCCAACCCGAACTCTGCAGACTGGGCATTTTAAAACGAAGGGCCCAGGGGAAAAACATTTAATAACGTTAGAGTGAGTGGACAAAAATAAATTAATAAGAAAAATATTTATGTTTCCCCAAATCCATTTCTAAGGAAAAATCGAATGCATGCCGCAAGCGATTAAACTTTTATCTCATAAAATATCGAGCCTCTCAGACTCTATAATATATGTATGTATTTACACACGTCCATACTCCCTATATAAATTCATGGGTCTATATAGGGCTACTATGCTCGCGTCCAACGCTCACGTCACGCCTTAATGCGGTGCTACACTACGCTATTAAGGTGGACAGACGGGTGTATAAATATGTGTCCATACCCCCTATGTGAATTAAAACACTCATATAGGGCTACTACGCTCACGTCCAACGCTCACGTCACACCATAATGCGGCTATATGCTACGCCATTAAGGTGGACATACACATATGGCTAGCTAGCCTTTTATATACATACTCTCTCATAAATACATATTTATATCCACCGAAATCCCATTTTCGGTAACTCTCCAAGAGAAATAAAATTCGTCAAATTAAAATGACGTCAAAATGCTCCATAACAATAATTGTTCATCTATGAACTATAGCATGCATTTTTATTTAAAACAAAGGTCCACTCACAAATTTGGCCTAAGCCTGATGTCGATCTGGGGCCTCGTCTGCTCGAGCCTCCTCACGTCCTGTTCCAAATATAATATTAATTTCCCAAAAAACAATCCAATATTTAGTCAAAATAGGCAAAATTACCCGAGAGCCATAAATACGCTCATCATTGCCTAACTCCGATATTCTTAAATCGAAACAATCCGAACTTAAATATCATACTCGGCAGCCGTAAATACAACCTCCCCAAAAATACAACTTAAATCCTACAGCCGGATTCTACATTAATTAACCGCCAAAAATACCACATTTCGGAAATTCATAAACCTATCCAAAAGTCATCCAAAAATTCCATAACTCACTACAATAAACTCCCCTTAATATTCCAAATTTAACAACATTAAAAATCTCTCAACCGGCGGCGGCCGGAGGCCAATTTCGGCGACCTCCAAAACCTATGAAATTTTGACAGCATCTTCCTCTCATCATGCTCTACAACTTTCCTAACTAGCACAAACCCAAAATCCAAGCCTAGCTATGCCAATCGAACAGAAACATCAAAAACTCTCTAGAATTTCAACTTCACATTTCTCCTTACCTAGCAGAAGAGAGGGTGAGCTGTTTGGAGAGGTTGCTGCACGGGAGGAAGGCTACAAAACGAGCCAAAGATCGCCGGTTTTGGTGGCCGGAGGAGGGAGTTCCAGCGATGTGAAGCTTTGGACAGTCGAACCTTTCGGGGGAGAGCGCTCCTTCACGGCGGAGCTAGGGCGGCTGTCACCGGTCCAGTGAGGTAGCTGGGTCGGAGGCCGTTAGTTTGAGACCGGAGCGGCGGCAGATGGTGGCCGGACGACGGCTGGCCGGCGACGGAAAGATCGGCTGCGAGAGGGAGTTTGGGTGCGGGAAAACCGGGAGGGAGAGAGAGGGAAAAGAGGGCTGGGCTTTGACCACCCCTTGGCCCGGTCCAACATTCTTATACTACCCAAATCCAAAATAAAACACCCTGAAAAGTAATACCCGAATAAAAATTACCTTTTACTAGCTAAAATTTACTATTTTTACCGTCGTCGTATTTTCCTCCTACGAATAATCCTCCGCACATAATCGTCCCCGAAACCCCTCTAGGGACCAATTAAACTATTAACTCAATGATCGAGACGGTAAAATTCTTATTATAATCACGCTAGTAAATAAGGTAAAAATATAAGGGTCGGGATGTGACATTAGGCATAAGCCCGACGAAATCCAATTCACCACTCAAGTGAGGTCTCCTCAAATCCTGGCACAAAAACCATACTTAGGACCACACTTCAATTTCAGAATAAATAATACTTAAATATTTAACCCAAAACTCTTCCGCCTAACCCACTACCCTTTCTAGGGTTAAGCTTATCGGATTCACGCCAAACTCCGACCACAGCCTTATTTCATTTATTTCAACATTCTAAAACAATAATAAGGAAAATTCAACGGTCAGATTCTACCCCAATAACCGCCAAATTCACCAATCTTTCAAAAATCCCAAACTTATCCAAAACTCCTCCAAAAATTCCAAACTTCACATCATTAAACTCCCCTTAATATTCTACATTTAAAACCATAAAAATCTCCCAAACAGCGGCGGCCGGAGGCCGATTCCGGCGACCTCCAATGCCTACCAAAATTTGACAGCATCTTCCTCTCAACTCACTCTACAACTTTTCTATCTAGCACAAATACCAATTCCAAGCTTAGCTAGGTCAATCGAACCAAAACAACAACAAAGAACCCTAGAGTTCCAATCAATGATTTCTTCTTACCTAGCACGAATCGTACCAAAACCTTTCGAAGGATTGAAGCATGGAAGGAGGGCTTCCTTTTGAGCCTAGCAGCTCCGGCTGTGGCGACCGGAGGAGGGAGTTCCGACGAGAGAACCACCACTGCAGTCAGACCTTTCGGGCGAGATAACTCCCTCATGGCGGAGCTAGGGCGACTCTCACCGGTCCAGGAAGAAGGCTGGGTCGACGGCCGATCCTTTAGGACTGGTGCGACGGTCGGAGCTGGCCGGACGACGACGAGCGGACGGCGGGAAGCTTCCGGCAGCGGGAGAGCTCGGGGAGAGAGTCAGGAAGAAAAAAGAGAGAAAAGAAAAGTGTTGGGCTTTTCCCAACCGGTTTCTACCCAACCCAACTATAAACCCAACTCCAAAATAACACCACCAAAAAATAATACCCTAATAAAAATTACCTTTTACTAGCTAAAGTTTACCATTTTTACCGTCGTCACACTTTTCTCCTACGAATAATTCCACCGAAATAGTCGTTCCCCTATACCCCTCTAGGGACCAATGAAACCATAAATTCATTGACGGAGATGGTAAATTTCTTATTAATACCCAGCTAGTAAATAAGGTAAAAATTTAAGGGTCGGGATGTGATAGATAAAATATTCCTCAACCTTTCATACCATTAAGTATTGGAAAAATGAGTTACTACCATTACATTGGCGTTGCGTGGGCGCATAGCTACACTTAGCTTTATAAGTTTTCATAGCGAATGAGATGTCAAGTCTTTCGTATTGTGTTGAGTACATTGATGCGTCTTATTGTACTTAGATGGGAACTCCATCTCTTAACACATATTTGTTATCTTGCTTTAGACAAAACAACGGATCTCTTTAGAGCAAAGACTTTGACTAATCATGGGAGTATATGTAGGCCTCACTAGTTATAGAGCGCCTAAGCCGATAGATGGAAAATCATCATCAATACCGTCATCGAGTGCCTTATCAAGACCTTGTCTTCCCAAAATCTTTTTCTTCGGATGTTGATACATATTGGCATCTCTTGATCCATCAAGAGTCCATGTAAATCCGGAATGAACACACAAAGGCCTAATTCACCATATCCCTTCCAAATCAAGTAGAGTCCATGTGCATTCCAATACCTTTAGCAAACGCGTGCTCTTGTGGTCTGGAGCAACTTGATTCAGATAAATGAAGTTCGTTTATGACCTTCATGCATATCTCTCACTACCAGGACAAGCACTTTAGCCGACGAAAAATTTTCGTCGGCCTGTTATCTTAATTCGTCGGCTAAGATCTTAGCCGACGAAGGCTCGTCGGCTATAGTGTCGTCGGGAAAAGCTCGTCTGTGATGACTTTAGCCGACGAAATTTTTTTTTTCGTCGGCTATAGTCCCACAGTTAGCCGACGAAAAACATGTCGTCGGTTTTTTTTCCAGACTTTAGCCGACGAAACAATTAATATATTCGTCGGCTAAAGTGTGTAATAAATAATTAAAAAATAACTATAGCCGACGAAATTTACTATATTTCGTCGGCTAAACCTTATAAAAAATTTAAAAAAATAACTATAGCCGACGAAATATAAAATATTTCGTCGGCTAAACCTTATAAAAAATTTAAAAAAATAACTATAGCCGACGAAATATTTTATATTTCGTCGGCTAAACCTTATAAAAATTTNNNNNNNNNNNNNNNNNNNNCACTACGCCTCCATCTCAACCCTGCTGATCCTCACCTGCAGGTCTAACCCCTACACCAAGAAATGGTGCACCGGGTTGTAAACAACAAACCCGGTAAGCTAAAAAGCTCGTATGAGTAAACTCAAAAACAACACAACATTTATCACATCCAATATTCACAAGAGAGATTGGATCAATAATTTCAAACCACACATCAAACACATTACCCAAGAGATGTACCCATGAGTCCCAGATATTTAATAAAATACCTCTCATGACCTACCACAACATTATGTGTACCCATGGGTCCCAGATACCATACAGTATCTCCCATGACCTACACTGACAGACGGACTAGAGCTCTATTCCTAACCGTAACCAATCACCCGGCCAAAGGCTTGGAACCCGGTTTGACTGTCTAATATCAATACAAAAATGATAAATAGCATCTTAACCGCAACCAATCACCCAAAAAGAGCTTGGAACCCGGTTTGGCTATTTATCCAACAAGCACAATAATTTTCACAACATTATCCACAACAACACAAGATCACAATTATTATTCTCAACAACATAATATATAAATCACATCATTATTCTCAACATCACAATATAAAGAAAACTTGTTTTTATCTTACCTATGAGCCGTTGGCGATCAAGCTCATGAAATTTTAAAAACAATTAAAAGCATGATATTAAAACCAACATCACCATCATTATCATTATATAACCATAATATCCTTAGGTTCAAAAGTGAACCTTGGTGAGGTTTACTCACCTAAATCTCCCGCTGCAAATTCCACAACCGACCAAGGTAAACCAACTCAACTTCACAAATCACTTAAAAATAGCACAATTAAAACCTTAGTAACTAAAATACTATAGGTTAACACAATACCCTTAACTAACCCTTAATTCAAGAGATGACAACTTTCCAAAGTCGTCGAACTTAGAGACCCACGAAGGCTGCCTCTAATCCTCCATTCCTAACTCAAACCTCCAACAAACCTAAAATCACACTTAACGTTCTAGCATGCCAACATTTCTTAAAAACTAGCCACACTACCACTCAACAAGCTCACAGCAGTAAGGACTACCTAACCACAGGAAACTAGGACTGCAACTCAACCGGACGCGCCGCCACAGGCGGCGGCGAGTGGGCCTCACGCGCCACCCCAAACTTCCGAATTTGAGAAAACTCCAAACAGCAAAGTTGAAGCTTGAAGCAAGGGGAACAACTTTCATACCTGAGACTTCGACCAAAAATGGCTGGAACCGGCCGGAAATCGCCCCGAACAGTGACCAGAAAATCAAAGGCAAAATCTGCAAAACCGGCCTCAAAACCTTAAAAACTTGCTTCAATCCATGCCTAAACACTACCAGGAGGAAGAGGGGATCAAGACTCACCTAAACTTGGCCGAAAACGGCGTCGAAATCGCCGGTTTTCCGGCGGGACAGCGGTAGCTCCGCCGCTTTGTGGCGGCTTCCAGGCGGCGGGACAGCCGGCGGAACTGCTCCAGAAATGGAGAGGGCTGCTGTGGGAGTCGAATGGGACCGGTGGCGTCCGGTTTGGTGGCCGGAGGAGGAAGAACTCGGCTGAAGAAAGTGAAGGCTCGGGGAGCTCGGGTGGGAGGAGAGAGAGAGGAGGGAAACTGATTTTTAGGGTTCTAATTAATCCCACACACAATTTTTCTACTTATACTCTTTTCAAACCCGAAAACAAACTTCCTCTGAACATAACTTCTTCATACGACATCCGTTTTAGACGTGCCGCATGTCTACGAACTCGTATCGACAAGCTCTACAACTTTCATAAAGGAAGTTTTCGAAGATAACTTACGGAAAATAAAGTCAACTTTTGGCCTATTAAAAGTCAAGGCAACTTTAAATAAACTCCCGAACTTCAACTTCGCATAAACCCAAAAATTTTCATGAATAATCCTTCATTAAAATAAGGGAATAAAACAAGGAAAATAGATATGAAAATCTAGGGTATTACAATATGCAAGTACACCTTGGTGTGTAGAATCTGCTCTGACGTTACAACAGAGGGGCCATATAAGGAGAAGAGCGAAGCCAGAAATTTGCAACTCGGGGTGCCGGTCAATATGTAGTAAAACAAAAAAAACCGTTCTGAAATAAAAAATCAAGCATAAATTATTATGTACATTCATTCTAACTTTTGTATTGCTCCCCAACACATATTAGGTAATAGAAAAGAAAAAAAAATCAATCAATATCAACTACAAGAGTATGGAAAAACACAATGAACTGCCAATGCTCTACAATTTAATCAAATTGTCGAGTATATAAATTAAGGAAAATGCTCGGATCCCAAAAATATATACCAAATTAATGATGTGGCATATGCCACATTAGTGCTTTTAGTTTACCATTCTAATGATGTGGATTAATTTATGGTTTAATTTAAATAAAGAAACCAAAATCATAAATCCCTCTCAATTCACAATCTATTAGGGTTCGTGAGCTTGAGCACACTGATACAAAGAATCATGAACCTAGATGCAACATAGGATTCCCGTATTAATTGAAGCTGATGAGTTCCAAGGAACAATCACTATTGATCTTTAAGCTTCTAAGCCTTAGAGTTATGAAGTCTTTAATTATTATCTTTATGTTT
The window above is part of the Fragaria vesca subsp. vesca linkage group LG2, FraVesHawaii_1.0, whole genome shotgun sequence genome. Proteins encoded here:
- the LOC101297204 gene encoding ATP synthase delta chain, chloroplastic-like, giving the protein MAALQQTPICLQSKTPPPPLSSSLTARSTAVSFSSTFTPLNLKLTAAASSSTSLRRGGGGARMNATAASSYAAALADVAVSNNTLETTVADVEKLEKFFGEPSVFDFFVNPTISLEKKRGVLDDIAKSAALQPHTVNFLNILVDAKRIDLIKDIVAEFETVYNKITDTELAIVSSVVKLESQHLAQIAKQVQKLTGSKNVRIKSEIDPSLVAGFTVRYGNSGSKLIDMSVKKQLEEIAAQLDLGDIKLNL